One genomic region from Bactrocera tryoni isolate S06 chromosome 3, CSIRO_BtryS06_freeze2, whole genome shotgun sequence encodes:
- the LOC120770129 gene encoding uncharacterized protein LOC120770129 translates to MKKARYGIDTAHLGQNISVSSECTIESRGISVSTSATKYTNESNQGVFEVVCCSHCNTFEKQSQDIGKKLDDLQLIVEAQNTAIMDAIAVQKVATEQLIRQESKNAPITKYFPISDVPEMHQLEEKITLLTEMYM, encoded by the exons ATGAAAAAGGCAAGAT ATGGCATTGACACTGCCCACCTTGGACAAAACATTAGTGTATCCAGTGAATGCACTATAG AATCACGTGGGATCAGCGTTTCAACGTCGGCCACTAAATATACCAATG aaTCCAACCAAGGCGTGTTTGAAGTTGTTTGCTGCAGCCACTGCAACACGTTTGAAAAGCAGTCACAGGATATTGGCAAAAAATTAGACGACCTGCAATTGATAGTCGAAGCACAGAATACTGCTATAATGGATGCAATAGCGGTCCAAAAGGTGGCGACTGAGCAATTGATTCGCcaagaatcaaaaaatgcacCCATCACAAAATATTTCCCAATAAGTGACGTCCCAGAAATGCATCAGTTGGAGGAAAAAATTACTCTACTAACAGAGatgtatatgtaa